A stretch of the Conger conger chromosome 3, fConCon1.1, whole genome shotgun sequence genome encodes the following:
- the si:dkey-1h24.6 gene encoding T-cell-specific surface glycoprotein CD28 has product MNIIWIAAIFLSRVLQVDASTGICTNCLDMPIHRITSRDSTSVSCPNMTGQEVKYQLWRNKEEIRSVIWTPQNHTVPEFQAQNPNRSARFILSRLAVNDTGIYICNAEQRYPPPYIAAEGTRNMVVVQELPPEVKGCPAEKASQVWIWVVLGLVAAYSIIMTGVAVGFWHNLTNKQNLQHDYMNMKPRALRKKQGIQHPVRNGKY; this is encoded by the exons ATGAACATCATCTGGATTGCCGCGATCTTTCTGTCCCGCGTACTGCAGGTGGACGCCAGCACCGGCATATGCACCAACTGTTTAG ACATGCCCATTCACCGCATTACCTCCAGGGACAGTACGTCAGTGAGCTGCCCCAACATGACAGGTCAAGAGGTCAAGTACCAGCTGTGGAGGAACAAGGAGGAGATCCGCTCCGTCATCTGGACGCCTCAGAACCACACCGTGCCGGAGTTCCAGGCCCAGAACCCAAACAGAAGTGCTCGCTTTATCCTCTCGCGGCTGGCCGTGAACGACACAGGGATCTACATCTGCAACGCCGAGCAGCGTTACCCCCCACCCTACATCGCAGCTGAAGGAACGCGCAACATGGTCGTTGTCCAAG AGCTGCCCCCAGAGGTCAAGGGTTGCCCAGCAGAGAAAGCCTCCCAGGTGTGGATATGGGTAGTACTGGGGTTGGTGGCAGCTTACAGTATAATAATGACTGGTGTCGCAGTGGGATTCTGG CACAACCTGACGAATAAACAGAACCTCCAGCATGACTATATGAACATGAAGCCCAGAGCATTAAGGAAAAAACAGGGCATTCAACATCCTGTCAGGAATGGCAAGTACTGA